Proteins found in one Limanda limanda chromosome 18, fLimLim1.1, whole genome shotgun sequence genomic segment:
- the thbd gene encoding thrombomodulin, with protein sequence MRDVTGLFAALLVFLLGRTGGIEQNNGYCIGTKCFTVAQESSDFPTAQRQCRSNGGHLMTVRSSVSHDVLFILLGNSTGRFWIGLHLSSGCPEVGPDLRGFQWVTKDSQSDFFNWAPGFDTSCSSPRCVSVSRAGNFPWVQEPCGEQAAGFLCEVDFINPCTGLELAQGESVVYSNPMGFWGEDWVSVPPGSTATRMPSEMKYLCFSEKWLQAPWSCEISEGGCEHKCATDPNQVPACYCPQGQSVNPANKITCEVGIADPCQALGCAHACYPTLDSYACLCDHGFKLAADGRSCVDLDDCTDPRQCPVENFMCVNTLGGFQCVCQAGYTMTGGLCVDQDECASAPCEHACKNTPGSFLCSCYDGYEVDPTAPVKCRLHCGMERCAAECDPNDALICYCPLGYISEEIEGVTVCIDMDECELQFCDQRCENKFGGYVCSCQRGYELQHGFNCVEIEDFTGEAETSAPFTSSYIPYPDPTSRPSGVSVGAFVGIILCTVFFIVSLVFLAHHILNRRGKSDSASALRGREDEAHGLRQLTSYA encoded by the coding sequence ATGAGGGATGTAACGGGACTGTTTGCTGCCTTGTTGGTTTTCCTGTTGGGAAGAACCGGCGGGATAGAGCAGAATAACGGATACTGTATTGGGACCAAGTGTTTCACGGTGGCTCAAGAATCCAGCGATTTCCCGACAGCGCAGAGACAATGTAGATCTAACGGTGGGCACTTAATGACAGTGCGCTCATCTGTATCACATGATGTTCTTTTTATCTTGTTGGGGAATTCGACTGGGCGGTTCTGGATCGGTTTGCATTTAAGCAGCGGCTGTCCTGAGGTTGGTCCCGATCTGAGGGGCTTCCAGTGGGTGACCAAGGACAGCCAGAGCGACTTCTTCAACTGGGCGCCGGGCTTTGACACCAGCTGCTCTTCTCCTCGCTGCGTCTCAGTTTCCAGAGCGGGCAACTTTCCATGGGTCCAGGAGCCATGTGGCGAGCAGGCGGCCGGGTTCCTCTGTGAGGTCGACTTCATTAACCCGTGCACTGGTCTGGAGCTTGCACAGGGCGAGTCGGTGGTCTACAGTAACCCCATGGGGTTCTGGGGCGAGGATTGGGTGTCTGTGCCCCCTGGAAGCACCGCCACCCGCATGCCATCCGAGATGAAATACCTCTGCTTCTCGGAGAAGTGGCTGCAGGCGCCCTGGAGCTGCGAGATCAGCGAGGGCGGGTGTGAGCACAAATGCGCAACGGACCCGAACCAGGTCCCCGCGTGTTACTGTCCCCAGGGACAAAGCGTCAACCCTGCAAATAAAATCACATGCGAAGTGGGCATAGCAGACCCGTGCCAGGCCCTGGGCTGCGCGCACGCCTGTTACCCGACCCTGGATTCCTACGCGTGCTTGTGCGACCACGGCTTCAAACTGGCTGCGGACGGCAGGTCGTGCGTGGACCTGGATGACTGCACGGACCCGCGCCAGTGTCCCGTAGAAAACTTCATGTGCGTCAACACCCTGGGTGGGTTCCAGTGCGTCTGCCAGGCTGGATACACGATGACCGGCGGGCTGTGCGTGGACCAGGACGAGTGCGCGTCCGCCCCTTGCGAGCATGCGTGCAAGAACACTCCTGGCAGCTTCTTGTGCTCGTGTTACGATGGATATGAAGTGGATCCGACGGCCCCGGTCAAGTGTCGGCTCCACTGCGGGATGGAGCGGTGCGCGGCGGAGTGCGACCCGAATGACGCGCTCATCTGCTACTGCCCCCTGGGGTACATCTCGGAGGAGATAGAGGGCGTGACCGTTTGCATTGACATGGACGAGTGTGAGCTTCAGTTTTGTGATCAACGCTGTGAAAACAAATTCGGCGGCTACGTGTGCTCGTGCCAGCGAGGATATGAGCTGCAGCACGGGTTCAATTGCGTAGAAATTGAAGATTTcacaggtgaagcagagacCTCAGCTCCATTTACATCGTCGTATATACCCTACCCCGACCCGACGAGTCGACCATCGGGGGTGTCAGTGGGGGCTTTCGTTGGGATAATACTGTGTACTGTCTTTTTTATCGTGTCGCTGGTTTTTCTGGCGCATCACATCCTGAACCGCAGAGGGAAGAGTGACAGCGCCAGT
- the LOC133024536 gene encoding thrombomodulin-like yields MSPTTQALLICVVFLCGLADAVLALHGHCADNRCFVLLRESQDFPGARTSCRDTEGQLLAISSEQAEETLAGPLSGHSGSFWLELQGTGRKPEEAPADLGNCSSVSVSGKGNILVSGKRCRNVLDGFLCQYTFQEPCSRIKPDGGAQVRYTTHMGFDVNESEVFPPATTAVADKVGGKHLDSKHLCFSGGWMRAPWSCEVFKGGCEHSCNQTTRTCTCPEGRALHPNGITCAQVPSDVSPLPVLSCPGGHKPAQDGRSCVDVDECTEGGEDPCTAEGQECVNTDRGFECRCRGGFDMEDGACVDVAICSKCEHMRCVKPTGVYECACRKGFRVSDQDTTKCERHCTERDCEAVCTEVGDVQDPEMRHCECPEGYIRDGGVLCTDINECDTEGQCDHKCDNVFGGFRCSCYEGFRLQGDSTCVPTEEVEGESGDLPPSLIPATAHPAAVPSYIRTGSVLGITVFMALCAALLCLLVHTVVKRCGRFELSSFRRPDIDVFYLQQVTTDTYKRLSFDKQFKSDVQRL; encoded by the coding sequence ATGAGTCCTACAACACAAGCTCTGCTGATCTGCGTGGTTTTCCTCTGCGGGCTGGCGGACGCGGTGCTCGCTCTGCACGGACACTGCGCCGACAATCGGTGTTTTGTGCTTTTACGCGAATCCCAGGACTTTCCGGGGGCTCGGACAAGCTGCAGGGACACGGAGGGACAGCTGCTCGCGATCAGCTCTGAACAAGCGGAGGAGACATTAGCGGGTCCACTGAGCGGACATAGCGGGAGTTTCTGGCTGGAGCTGCAGGGCACCGGCAGGAAGCCAGAGGAAGCCCCGGCAGATCTTGGAAACTGCTCCTCCGTCTCCGTGTCGGGGAAAGGGAACATCCTGGTGTCCGGGAAGCGGTGTCGCAACGTGCTGGACGGGTTTCTGTGCCAGTACACTTTCCAGGAGCCTTGCAGTCGCATCAAGCCGGACGGGGGCGCACAGGTGAGGTATACCACCCACATGGGGTTCGACGTCAACGAGTCTGAAGTGTTTCCACCAGCAACCACCGCTGTGGCGGACAAGGTCGGTGGGAAACATCTGGACTCGAAACATCTGTGTTTCTCTGGGGGGTGGATGCGCGCTCCCTGGAGCTGTGAGGTGTTCAAGGGCGGGTGCGAGCACAGCTGCAACCAAACAACACGCACCTGCACCTGCCCCGAGGGACGAGCCCTCCACCCCAACGGCATCACCTGCGCCCAGGTCCCGTCGGATGTCTCTCCTCTACCCGTCCTCTCCTGCCCCGGGGGCCACAAGCCGGCGCAGGACGGGAGAAGCTGCGTGGACGTGGACGAGTGCACGGAGGGGGGGGAGGACCCGTGCACAGCCGAGGGCCAGGAGTGTGTGAACACAGATCGAGGGTTCGAGTGCAGGTGCAGAGGCGGCTTCGACATGGAGGACGGGGCGTGCGTAGACGTGGCGATCTGCTCGAAGTGCGAGCACATGCGGTGCGTGAAGCCCACCGGGGTGTACGAGTGTGCGTGCAGGAAAGGGTTCCGGGTGTCAGACCAGGACACCACCAAGTGCGAGCGACACTGCACCGAGAGGGACTGCGAGGCCGTGTGCACGGAGGTCGGGGATGTGCAGGACCCGGAGATGCGACACTGCGAGTGCCCCGAGGGCTACATCCGAGACGGCGGGGTCCTCTGCACGGACATCAATGAGTGTGACACGGAAGGGCAGTGTGACCACAAGTGTGACAACGTGTTCGGTGGATTCAGGTGTTCGTGCTACGAGGGCTTCAGGCTGCAGGGGGACTCCACGTGTGTGCCAAccgaggaggtggagggtgaGTCAGGCGATCTTCCTCCAAGCCTCATACCGGCCACGGCTCACCCGGCCGCGGTGCCCTCTTACATCCGGACCGGCAGCGTCCTGGGCATCACCGTGTTCATGGCACTGTGCGCGGCGCTGCTGTGCCTGCTGGTGCACACCGTGGTGAAACGCTGCGGCAGGTTCGAGCTCTCCTCCTTCAGACGACCGGACATAGATGTCTTCTACCTGCAGCAGGTGACCACGGATACCTACAAGAGGCTGTCCTTCGACAAACAGTTCAAAAGTGACGTGCAAAGACTGTGA